In Fibrobacter sp. UWB10, a single window of DNA contains:
- a CDS encoding class I SAM-dependent methyltransferase, giving the protein MYRNKARYDVAMLVPKDVKSVLEIGAGAGLNYVIYPQDSYKVAIEPENRTDTHTIDKVPGGFNEYHHGFYEEYTEDKKFDLVVMCDVLEHVNDPVDLINFCKKHLNPEGHILVSLPNFCCIENLLKIIITRDFRYFKPDEGEHALGVLDINHKTFWTKKSFVRFAKENGLEVEKIVGIRKQLKFMPGLLSHSSFIPFQYGFLTKLKK; this is encoded by the coding sequence ATGTACCGGAATAAAGCGCGTTATGATGTGGCCATGTTGGTGCCGAAAGATGTTAAGAGTGTCCTTGAAATTGGCGCCGGTGCCGGATTGAACTATGTGATTTACCCGCAGGATTCTTACAAGGTCGCCATTGAACCCGAAAATCGTACCGATACACATACCATCGACAAAGTCCCAGGTGGATTCAATGAATACCATCATGGATTTTATGAAGAGTACACCGAAGATAAAAAGTTTGATCTCGTGGTCATGTGCGATGTCTTGGAACATGTGAACGATCCGGTAGACCTCATTAACTTCTGCAAAAAGCACCTGAATCCCGAAGGCCACATTCTGGTGTCGCTCCCGAATTTCTGCTGCATCGAGAACCTGCTCAAGATTATTATTACCCGTGACTTCCGCTACTTTAAGCCGGATGAAGGCGAACATGCCCTGGGTGTTCTGGATATCAACCACAAGACTTTCTGGACTAAAAAGAGCTTTGTGCGCTTTGCCAAGGAAAATGGCCTCGAAGTCGAAAAAATTGTGGGCATCCGTAAACAGTTAAAGTTTATGCCGGGCCTTTTGAGCCATTCAAGCTTTATCCCGTTCCAGTACGGGTTCTTGACTAAGCTTAAGAAATAA
- a CDS encoding glycosyltransferase family 1 protein, whose translation MSHTEKKNLKIAIDARMVARSGIGTCIQHWLKDVGYTIALGDPKDLEPYKNVPKHIPFISSIYGYKEQLKFPYRALYREKPDVLHIPHCNVPLFYRGKMVVTIHDLTHLIYPEFLPMKIVHWYFKFIFWFISKRADKIIVVSESTKQDLLRFYKTDESKITVIPSGVGKEFTRKPREEYDYLYEKYGIPRDKKILLYVGNLLPHKNLNGLLKGFAQMKSKENCRLIFVGKAFDGRTKATQEHELGIEDLTIHAGMVSQEDLVNFYNLADLFVLPSLYEGFGLPVLEAFACGTPVACSNTSSLPEVGGTVAKYFDPKDPESIAQALEKSLDDKGKYDAEIDAWVSKFSWEESSRKTREVAESLFL comes from the coding sequence ATGAGCCATACCGAAAAAAAGAATTTAAAAATCGCTATCGACGCCCGCATGGTCGCCCGTTCCGGTATTGGCACCTGTATTCAACACTGGCTCAAAGACGTCGGTTACACAATTGCCCTTGGCGACCCCAAGGACCTTGAGCCCTACAAGAACGTGCCCAAGCACATTCCGTTCATCAGCAGCATTTACGGTTACAAGGAACAGCTGAAATTCCCGTACCGAGCGCTCTACCGCGAAAAGCCTGATGTATTGCATATTCCACACTGCAATGTCCCGCTGTTTTACCGCGGCAAAATGGTCGTGACAATTCACGATCTCACGCACTTGATTTACCCCGAATTCTTGCCGATGAAAATTGTGCATTGGTACTTCAAGTTCATTTTCTGGTTCATTAGCAAGCGCGCTGACAAGATTATCGTGGTTTCTGAAAGCACCAAGCAAGACCTACTGCGCTTTTACAAGACCGACGAATCCAAGATAACAGTCATTCCCTCTGGCGTGGGCAAGGAATTCACCCGCAAGCCGCGCGAAGAATACGACTACCTGTACGAAAAGTACGGCATTCCCCGCGACAAGAAAATTTTGCTCTATGTTGGGAATCTGCTCCCCCACAAGAATCTAAACGGACTTCTCAAGGGGTTTGCCCAAATGAAGAGCAAGGAAAATTGCAGGCTCATTTTTGTCGGCAAGGCTTTTGATGGTCGCACCAAGGCCACGCAAGAACATGAGCTCGGCATTGAAGATTTGACGATTCATGCCGGCATGGTCAGCCAAGAAGACTTGGTGAACTTCTATAATCTGGCAGACCTGTTCGTGCTGCCGTCACTGTACGAGGGCTTTGGGCTCCCTGTTCTAGAAGCTTTTGCCTGTGGCACACCGGTCGCCTGTTCCAACACGTCGTCACTCCCCGAAGTCGGCGGTACCGTTGCCAAATACTTTGACCCCAAAGACCCCGAAAGCATTGCGCAGGCACTGGAAAAATCCCTTGACGACAAGGGAAAGTACGATGCTGAAATAGACGCTTGGGTTTCGAAATTTTCTTGGGAAGAAAGTTCCAGAAAAACCCGAGAAGTCGCCGAAAGTTTATTTCTTTAA
- a CDS encoding LamG-like jellyroll fold domain-containing protein, whose translation MSKSMVKWLSVSLVAMGSFFWGCSESDPAPDKIISNDDSVFLKNDAKNMWARIDELGIAGYFDSLSQNGGAVVDVSAKINGRCPSPALAMDENTRYLDELESLFDEGEQVEGVCGYGLKLQDGQVAPLGVNLIDSMKAGTVEFWFRPNADFYDAPRTLIGNDGARVHFFYKNGELYFQKNHHNQHYYVKGSAKLKDDDWNLIAGQWGDGYMSVWLNGKIVAHMEHDKGYAPATRGIPFENLVVIGYKSDCCMEGPGQYSAMTTSGSFDQFRISNIPRYKMTDVADTTFPDTTKIDKVGDTVIVDTMPLPLDVSLWSLLAAQGTRYFEKATVPVASAAVQKCAAPALVMDDSTLYLDELETVYREGELVNGVCGKALSLKAGEVAPTGINLIDAMPAGTVEFWFRPNDDFFDAPARTLLGNDGARVHFFYKDGVLYFQKNHHNEHYFVKATVELQKDWNLIAGQWGDGSMSLWLNGQQVAVMEHSEGYEAANRDIPYENLFVIGYKSACCMEGPGQEEPMMTSGAYDQLRISNVVRYVDESEPLVLVPQDSVTFDTAFIGQTDTLIVIDSLYPLPIVDTTSRQ comes from the coding sequence ATGAGCAAATCTATGGTGAAATGGCTCTCGGTTTCTTTGGTGGCCATGGGCTCTTTCTTTTGGGGATGTTCCGAATCGGATCCGGCTCCGGATAAGATCATCTCTAACGATGATTCGGTGTTTCTGAAAAATGATGCCAAGAATATGTGGGCGCGAATCGATGAACTCGGAATTGCGGGCTATTTCGATTCTCTTTCTCAAAATGGTGGGGCCGTAGTCGATGTGTCGGCTAAGATTAATGGTCGTTGCCCGTCGCCTGCTTTGGCTATGGACGAAAACACCCGTTACCTCGACGAACTGGAATCGCTGTTTGACGAAGGCGAACAGGTCGAAGGTGTTTGCGGCTATGGTCTTAAGTTGCAAGATGGTCAGGTGGCCCCCTTGGGCGTAAACCTGATCGATTCGATGAAGGCCGGTACCGTTGAATTCTGGTTCCGCCCGAATGCTGATTTTTATGATGCTCCGCGAACCCTTATCGGTAACGATGGAGCCCGTGTTCATTTCTTCTACAAGAATGGCGAACTTTACTTCCAGAAAAACCACCACAACCAGCACTACTATGTCAAAGGTTCCGCCAAGCTTAAAGATGATGACTGGAACCTGATTGCAGGCCAGTGGGGTGACGGCTACATGAGTGTGTGGCTTAACGGCAAGATAGTTGCCCATATGGAACATGACAAGGGCTATGCTCCGGCCACGCGCGGTATTCCGTTCGAAAACTTGGTCGTAATCGGTTACAAGTCCGATTGCTGCATGGAAGGCCCCGGTCAGTATAGCGCAATGACTACTTCGGGTTCTTTCGACCAGTTCCGCATTTCCAATATTCCGCGTTACAAGATGACGGATGTTGCTGATACGACTTTCCCTGACACCACAAAGATTGACAAAGTAGGTGATACGGTTATTGTCGATACGATGCCCCTGCCTTTGGATGTGTCGTTGTGGTCTCTGCTGGCCGCTCAGGGGACTCGCTACTTTGAGAAGGCAACGGTTCCGGTTGCTTCTGCTGCGGTTCAAAAGTGTGCAGCCCCTGCTCTTGTAATGGATGATTCCACCCTTTACCTGGATGAGTTGGAAACGGTTTACCGTGAAGGCGAATTGGTCAATGGCGTTTGCGGCAAGGCTCTTTCTTTAAAGGCCGGTGAAGTCGCTCCGACGGGCATCAATCTGATTGATGCGATGCCTGCAGGAACTGTTGAATTCTGGTTCCGCCCGAATGATGATTTCTTTGATGCTCCTGCTCGTACGCTCCTCGGTAACGATGGAGCCCGTGTTCACTTCTTCTACAAGGATGGTGTACTTTACTTCCAGAAGAACCATCATAATGAGCATTACTTTGTGAAGGCAACCGTGGAACTGCAGAAGGACTGGAATTTGATTGCCGGCCAGTGGGGAGACGGTTCTATGAGCCTCTGGCTGAATGGGCAACAGGTCGCCGTCATGGAACATAGCGAAGGTTACGAAGCCGCCAATCGAGATATTCCGTACGAGAATTTGTTTGTGATTGGCTACAAGTCGGCCTGCTGCATGGAAGGCCCCGGTCAGGAAGAGCCGATGATGACTTCGGGTGCATACGACCAGCTGAGAATTTCGAATGTGGTTCGTTATGTTGACGAAAGCGAACCCTTGGTTCTTGTTCCACAGGATTCCGTCACATTCGATACGGCATTTATTGGACAAACAGATACCTTGATAGTGATTGATTCATTGTATCCGCTACCGATTGTGGATACGACCTCTCGTCAGTAA
- the dnaE gene encoding DNA polymerase III subunit alpha yields the protein MAFVHLQVHSEFSVLQSSARLDGILAAAAEENAPAVALTDHGAMFGILEIQTRGKDMNKARKEKGLPPVKTIYGCHIYVDTPSANQKDPITFERLTLLVENEAGYYNLLRIVSYRYEDGDRWAEIPSVPLSVIEEHKEGVIAIAGDFFSKYGQSVAAGRNSVAREYMEALDKIFDHDHLYISVCDNGVPQQKLLNDYNVQLAGELGREIVAVADVHYIKAEDAEAHKVLRCISLKETLNGFDDKRFPTDKFYFRSEAEMVELFGHIPGAIENTVKIAERCNYTVKTGIGDEFWPRFKIPDEFLSSDEYQNIKAIMKAEYDAEYPVVRERELKGVIKDKKKKVTASYCADKGIAEDALTDEDKAEIERLSQPEFFDEDDNKAWDKSVRRWCKPGGDADIYITHLCNQRLKWRFPKEDFKFPAHETDVGKRMYKEINCIRNMNVAGYLLIVWDFINWSREHGIPVGPGRGSAAGSLVTYIIGITDIDPLTFDLLFERFLNPERVSMPDIDTDFADRDRGRVIQYVTDKYGKECVGQIITYGMLKSKAVITDVARVLGLPPAEAKQITKLFPQRTLNFSLKQAWTGKDKKGNNLEDGYSPEPLQAMIGSRASYQNLWDIAKKLEDLPRQTGVHACGVVITPTPIYNLAPLYRAAPEDTPVVMYDKHYAEDIGLLKMDFLGLINLSIIQDTVNMVKKNRSIELDMGHIPLDDKETFDLLGKGMTTTVFQFESPGMQKYLRELKPTRIFDLIAMNALYRPGPIDQIPHFIARKNGQEEIDCYHPDLEQVLGETYGVIVYQEQVMKLAQILGGYTLGGADNIRRIMAKKMPEKMAKLEPEFFQKCLDKGYDKDMIQKVWNAVLPFCGYAFNKSHAAAYAYVAYQTAYLKAHYGPEYMAASMTSKMGKTEDIVTIILECKRLDIEVVSPNINASMGEFVANTEGQILFGLAGIRNVGIAVVEDIIAERERRGKFKDIFDFCKRVTEYQGEQKEKRPPMNKRLIESLIMAGALDEFPGNRAVLMATVDRAMEVAARSQEDKDRGQMSLFDMGGGAPSMDSSAEVLEEAEEWSAMEMLNKERDVVGMFLSGHPLDEFRPELQGFTSCSLDEEELTKHEGGTVIVGGVVTKLRSIETKRGDTIGAGSIQDFHGDLEMFFKKDLWEKFRDTVALDDRVLVKGVLEHQRMGDGVQIVVEEVIQLDRVRSDMVSHIHMVFYSSMVDDNFTDKLMTAMEKYEPFEGERGCELVCHVETESGNVHVLTLKNKKVVYTPELLQYLRKELGVLKVWVSNRAKR from the coding sequence ATGGCTTTTGTTCACCTGCAAGTTCATTCTGAATTTTCTGTTTTACAATCTTCTGCTCGTCTAGATGGCATTTTGGCTGCTGCAGCCGAAGAAAACGCTCCTGCAGTCGCACTTACCGACCATGGTGCCATGTTCGGTATTCTTGAAATTCAGACCCGCGGAAAAGACATGAACAAGGCCCGCAAAGAAAAGGGGCTGCCGCCGGTAAAGACGATTTACGGCTGCCATATTTATGTGGACACGCCGAGTGCTAATCAGAAAGATCCGATTACATTTGAGCGATTGACGCTTTTGGTCGAAAATGAAGCCGGTTATTACAATTTGCTCCGCATTGTGAGTTACCGCTACGAAGACGGTGACCGCTGGGCAGAAATTCCATCGGTACCGCTGTCGGTTATCGAAGAGCATAAAGAAGGCGTTATCGCCATTGCGGGCGATTTCTTTAGCAAGTACGGTCAGAGTGTTGCGGCTGGGCGCAATAGCGTTGCCCGCGAATACATGGAAGCCCTCGACAAGATTTTTGACCACGACCATCTGTATATTTCGGTGTGCGACAACGGGGTGCCTCAGCAGAAACTGCTGAACGATTATAACGTTCAGTTGGCTGGAGAATTGGGCCGCGAAATTGTGGCGGTGGCAGACGTTCATTACATTAAGGCCGAAGATGCCGAAGCGCATAAGGTCTTGCGTTGCATTTCGCTTAAAGAAACGCTGAACGGCTTTGATGACAAACGCTTCCCGACGGACAAGTTCTATTTCCGCAGCGAAGCCGAAATGGTGGAACTGTTCGGGCATATTCCGGGCGCCATCGAAAATACGGTGAAGATTGCGGAACGCTGTAATTATACGGTCAAGACCGGTATCGGTGATGAATTCTGGCCTAGGTTCAAGATTCCCGATGAATTCTTGAGTTCCGACGAATATCAGAATATCAAGGCCATCATGAAGGCGGAATACGACGCGGAATATCCGGTCGTACGCGAACGTGAACTCAAGGGCGTTATCAAGGACAAAAAGAAAAAGGTGACGGCAAGCTATTGCGCAGACAAGGGTATTGCCGAAGACGCCCTGACCGACGAAGACAAGGCTGAAATTGAACGCCTGTCGCAGCCGGAATTTTTTGACGAAGACGACAATAAGGCTTGGGACAAGAGTGTGCGCCGTTGGTGTAAACCGGGTGGCGATGCCGATATTTATATTACGCACCTTTGTAATCAGCGTCTCAAGTGGCGATTCCCGAAAGAAGACTTTAAGTTCCCTGCCCACGAAACCGATGTGGGCAAGCGCATGTACAAAGAAATCAACTGTATCCGCAACATGAACGTGGCGGGCTACCTGTTGATTGTGTGGGACTTCATTAACTGGTCCCGTGAACATGGGATTCCCGTGGGCCCGGGCCGTGGTTCTGCTGCTGGTTCTCTGGTCACTTACATTATCGGTATTACCGACATTGACCCGCTCACCTTCGATCTCCTTTTTGAACGATTCCTGAACCCCGAACGCGTGTCCATGCCGGATATCGATACCGACTTTGCGGACCGTGACCGCGGTCGCGTGATTCAGTACGTGACGGACAAGTACGGCAAGGAATGCGTGGGCCAGATTATTACCTACGGTATGCTCAAGTCCAAAGCGGTGATTACCGACGTGGCTCGCGTCTTGGGACTTCCGCCTGCCGAAGCAAAGCAGATTACCAAGCTGTTCCCGCAGCGTACCTTGAACTTTAGCCTAAAGCAGGCTTGGACGGGTAAAGACAAGAAGGGCAACAACCTGGAAGACGGTTACAGCCCCGAACCCCTGCAGGCGATGATCGGTAGCCGCGCCAGTTACCAGAACCTGTGGGATATCGCTAAAAAGCTCGAAGATTTGCCGCGCCAGACGGGGGTGCATGCTTGCGGCGTGGTGATTACGCCGACCCCGATTTATAACCTTGCGCCTTTGTACCGTGCCGCCCCCGAAGATACGCCGGTGGTCATGTACGACAAGCACTACGCCGAAGACATCGGACTTTTGAAGATGGACTTCCTTGGCCTTATCAACTTGTCGATCATTCAAGACACGGTGAACATGGTCAAGAAGAATCGTTCGATTGAACTTGACATGGGCCATATTCCTTTGGATGACAAGGAAACGTTTGACTTGCTCGGCAAGGGTATGACCACGACGGTGTTCCAGTTCGAATCTCCGGGTATGCAAAAGTACCTGCGCGAACTGAAGCCTACTCGAATCTTTGACTTGATCGCTATGAACGCCCTGTATCGTCCGGGCCCGATTGATCAGATTCCGCACTTTATTGCCCGTAAGAACGGTCAAGAAGAAATTGACTGCTACCACCCTGACTTGGAACAGGTGCTGGGTGAAACCTATGGCGTGATTGTGTACCAGGAACAGGTGATGAAACTGGCCCAGATTCTGGGCGGTTACACGCTGGGTGGTGCTGACAATATCCGCCGTATCATGGCCAAAAAGATGCCCGAAAAGATGGCGAAACTCGAACCGGAGTTTTTCCAGAAATGTTTGGACAAGGGCTACGACAAGGACATGATTCAAAAGGTGTGGAATGCGGTGCTTCCGTTCTGCGGATACGCATTCAACAAGAGTCATGCTGCTGCTTACGCTTACGTGGCTTACCAGACGGCATACCTGAAGGCGCATTACGGCCCTGAATACATGGCCGCTTCCATGACGTCTAAAATGGGTAAGACCGAAGATATCGTGACGATTATTTTGGAATGCAAACGCCTCGATATCGAAGTGGTGTCGCCCAACATTAATGCCTCTATGGGAGAATTCGTGGCCAATACGGAAGGCCAGATTCTGTTTGGCTTGGCGGGCATTCGTAACGTGGGTATCGCAGTCGTCGAAGACATTATTGCTGAAAGAGAACGTCGCGGCAAGTTCAAGGATATTTTTGATTTCTGCAAGCGCGTGACTGAATACCAGGGCGAACAGAAAGAAAAACGCCCACCCATGAACAAGCGCCTTATCGAAAGTTTGATTATGGCCGGCGCCCTTGACGAATTCCCGGGAAACCGCGCCGTACTTATGGCAACTGTGGACCGCGCCATGGAAGTGGCCGCCCGCAGTCAAGAAGACAAAGACCGCGGACAGATGTCGCTCTTTGACATGGGCGGCGGTGCACCTTCTATGGATAGCTCTGCCGAAGTCCTTGAAGAAGCAGAAGAATGGTCTGCCATGGAAATGCTCAACAAGGAGCGCGACGTGGTGGGCATGTTCTTGTCGGGCCACCCGCTCGATGAATTCCGTCCGGAACTGCAGGGCTTTACCTCGTGTTCCTTAGATGAAGAAGAACTGACAAAGCACGAAGGCGGAACCGTGATTGTGGGCGGTGTGGTGACCAAGCTCCGCTCGATTGAAACTAAGCGCGGCGATACCATTGGCGCAGGCTCTATTCAGGATTTCCATGGTGACTTGGAAATGTTCTTCAAGAAGGACTTGTGGGAAAAGTTCCGCGACACGGTTGCACTTGATGACCGCGTACTTGTAAAGGGCGTGCTTGAACACCAACGTATGGGCGACGGTGTCCAGATTGTCGTTGAAGAAGTGATTCAGCTGGATCGCGTTCGTTCGGATATGGTGAGCCATATTCACATGGTATTCTATTCATCGATGGTCGACGACAATTTCACCGACAAGTTGATGACGGCCATGGAAAAGTACGAACCCTTTGAAGGGGAACGCGGCTGTGAATTGGTTTGCCATGTTGAAACGGAATCGGGAAATGTACACGTGTTGACCTTGAAAAATAAGAAGGTCGTTTATACTCCCGAATTGCTGCAGTATTTGCGTAAAGAATTAGGCGTGTTGAAGGTCTGGGTATCTAACCGTGCCAAGCGGTAA
- a CDS encoding lipid-A-disaccharide synthase encodes MACEPYILICAGEDSGDSIGAPLVKTLVSQKFAVKGSGGRRMQAAGMLPLIDFETLPVSGFGDVLPKYLKLRQSFNALKTALESPECLGLIAVDYPGFNMKLVARAGELHKPALYVAPPQVWAWKRKRAKVLAQNPYVKLAVFFDFEESVYREAGCNVVRVKHPFAEIKNADCCGENFRNENHDGAAKLILLLPGSRKSQALRNLPIYLKAVQNAENVVVVAARQELVDAFKKFNVPVIVAPQSVAERMALYQSAEYALTAPGTSTLELALSGASFAVCTKPDMLTYCLGCLFIKTKFFALPNIILDRLVFSEHIVPPWSGEKTWSFAKGERENVAKELSEKLAVGQTLESLALEFLGQFV; translated from the coding sequence ATGGCGTGCGAGCCGTACATTCTGATTTGCGCAGGCGAAGATTCCGGGGACTCCATTGGCGCTCCCTTAGTCAAGACACTTGTTTCTCAAAAGTTTGCCGTGAAAGGCTCGGGCGGTCGCCGCATGCAGGCGGCGGGAATGCTGCCTTTGATTGATTTCGAAACTTTGCCGGTCTCTGGCTTTGGCGATGTATTGCCCAAGTACTTGAAACTGCGCCAGAGTTTTAATGCCCTAAAGACGGCGCTTGAATCGCCGGAATGTCTCGGGCTGATTGCTGTCGATTATCCTGGCTTTAACATGAAGCTTGTGGCGCGGGCAGGGGAGCTTCACAAGCCTGCTCTGTATGTGGCGCCTCCGCAAGTTTGGGCCTGGAAACGCAAGCGCGCAAAAGTTCTTGCTCAAAATCCGTATGTCAAGCTTGCTGTGTTCTTTGATTTTGAAGAATCGGTGTACCGCGAAGCCGGCTGTAATGTGGTTCGCGTCAAGCATCCGTTTGCCGAAATCAAAAATGCAGATTGTTGCGGCGAGAATTTTCGCAACGAAAATCATGACGGAGCAGCAAAGCTGATTCTCCTTCTTCCCGGGAGCCGTAAGTCGCAGGCTCTGCGCAACTTGCCGATTTATCTGAAAGCGGTGCAGAATGCTGAGAATGTGGTTGTGGTGGCTGCACGTCAAGAACTGGTGGACGCCTTTAAGAAGTTTAACGTCCCAGTGATTGTGGCTCCCCAAAGTGTGGCTGAGCGAATGGCTCTGTATCAAAGCGCGGAATATGCTTTGACCGCCCCCGGAACATCGACCTTGGAACTTGCTTTGTCGGGGGCTTCTTTTGCGGTTTGCACCAAGCCAGACATGTTGACTTATTGTCTAGGATGCTTGTTTATTAAGACAAAATTTTTCGCACTGCCGAACATTATTCTGGATCGTCTTGTGTTCTCAGAACACATCGTCCCCCCGTGGTCCGGGGAAAAAACTTGGTCATTTGCCAAGGGTGAAAGAGAAAATGTCGCGAAAGAGCTTTCAGAAAAGCTCGCTGTCGGTCAAACGCTTGAATCGTTAGCGCTTGAATTTCTTGGCCAGTTCGTCTAG
- the mutL gene encoding DNA mismatch repair endonuclease MutL, whose translation MKSAEIHVLSDEIINKIAAGEVIERPASAVKELIENAIDAGATRIQVSIEEGGKKKIQVTDNGKGMNEADLDLCYLRHTTSKLFNADDLFHLQTNGFRGEAVASIAAVSKLTITSATDDGDSGRIILEGGNVVQKQDVQASRGTTFLVENLFYNTPVRRNFLSSETAESTRIFDVVLKTAIAHPEIRFDYKVGDKTVFTGVPGELRNRIAEAIGSKIAKVLLPVDYTEAGVHVWGFVSPTTETNGKRNHQFLFIRNRPIESKMISKAVQQAYEPYGAQCKPVSVLFLDMPDMEFDVNVHPAKREVRFANQNLVFLVVAHAIRDTFTKDMEANSPLIDLSEEIAGTSQNDLQDNGPKVPYGFEEPIAKPSVSAAKPTFATSETVGGIPEMSNFPTASFAFEKPRKSAPQNDLVQDLFSTPEAGKVISLEGKVNEVAEPAVQWTPPTFFQIANTYIAGDDSNGLLVIDQHAAHSRVLYEQALDTLRNGAALDSQELLFPELLDLSKLEVEALKSVEDQFKRLGFYIEHFGGETYQIRAIPSALPLSRAIKAVKDFLDSIGDEGKGEGDMVKVQDTIAKAWANTNAYQAGDKLKPEEMAALVNQLMLTEEPLKSPYGHPTLLRFTLDELAKKFKR comes from the coding sequence ATGAAATCGGCTGAAATTCACGTTTTATCGGATGAAATCATCAATAAAATTGCTGCTGGCGAGGTGATTGAGCGCCCCGCATCGGCCGTAAAAGAGCTGATTGAAAATGCAATCGATGCAGGAGCCACCCGTATACAAGTTTCTATCGAAGAAGGTGGCAAGAAAAAGATCCAGGTCACAGACAACGGAAAAGGCATGAACGAAGCCGATTTGGACCTGTGCTACCTGCGTCATACAACATCGAAGCTCTTTAATGCAGACGACTTATTCCATTTACAGACAAACGGTTTTAGAGGCGAAGCAGTCGCATCGATCGCCGCTGTATCCAAATTAACGATTACAAGCGCCACCGACGACGGCGATTCCGGCCGAATCATCCTGGAAGGCGGAAATGTTGTTCAAAAACAGGATGTTCAGGCTAGCCGAGGAACCACCTTTTTAGTCGAAAATCTGTTCTACAACACCCCCGTTCGCCGGAACTTCTTGAGCAGCGAAACGGCCGAAAGCACCCGAATTTTCGATGTTGTTCTAAAAACGGCCATTGCGCACCCCGAAATTCGCTTTGATTACAAAGTCGGCGATAAAACCGTGTTTACCGGCGTTCCGGGCGAACTTCGCAACCGAATTGCTGAAGCAATCGGCTCCAAAATTGCCAAAGTTCTTTTGCCGGTCGACTACACCGAAGCTGGAGTCCATGTTTGGGGTTTTGTATCCCCCACTACCGAAACAAACGGCAAGCGCAACCACCAGTTCCTGTTCATCCGCAACCGCCCCATTGAAAGCAAGATGATTAGCAAGGCGGTGCAACAGGCATACGAGCCTTACGGCGCCCAGTGCAAGCCCGTTTCGGTCTTGTTCTTGGACATGCCTGACATGGAATTCGACGTAAACGTGCACCCCGCCAAGCGAGAAGTCCGTTTTGCCAACCAGAATTTGGTATTCCTGGTGGTAGCCCACGCCATTCGCGACACATTCACCAAGGACATGGAAGCCAATTCTCCGCTTATCGACTTGAGCGAAGAAATAGCAGGCACAAGCCAAAACGATTTACAGGACAACGGGCCCAAGGTTCCTTACGGATTCGAAGAACCGATTGCAAAGCCCTCAGTCAGCGCAGCCAAGCCGACTTTTGCAACGAGCGAAACCGTGGGCGGCATTCCCGAAATGTCGAATTTCCCGACAGCAAGTTTCGCCTTCGAAAAGCCGCGCAAGAGCGCTCCGCAGAACGATTTGGTCCAAGACCTGTTCAGCACGCCCGAAGCAGGCAAGGTAATTTCGCTCGAAGGCAAGGTGAATGAGGTCGCGGAACCCGCCGTACAGTGGACCCCGCCGACATTCTTCCAGATTGCAAACACCTACATTGCCGGCGACGATTCCAACGGTCTCTTGGTAATTGACCAGCATGCAGCCCATTCTCGCGTACTTTACGAGCAAGCGCTGGATACTTTGAGGAACGGAGCTGCCCTCGACAGCCAGGAACTTCTGTTCCCAGAACTTCTGGACCTTTCCAAACTTGAAGTCGAAGCATTAAAGAGCGTCGAAGACCAGTTCAAGCGTTTAGGCTTTTATATCGAACACTTTGGCGGTGAGACCTATCAGATTCGTGCCATTCCGAGCGCACTTCCGCTTTCACGCGCCATCAAGGCGGTCAAGGACTTTTTGGACAGCATCGGCGACGAAGGCAAGGGCGAAGGCGACATGGTCAAGGTGCAAGACACCATCGCTAAAGCATGGGCAAACACGAACGCCTACCAAGCCGGCGACAAGCTTAAGCCCGAAGAAATGGCAGCCCTTGTCAATCAGTTGATGCTGACCGAGGAACCGCTCAAATCGCCCTACGGACACCCGACATTACTGCGATTCACGCTAGACGAACTGGCCAAGAAATTCAAGCGCTAA